From the Robbsia betulipollinis genome, the window TGCTGTGCCGGCTGGCGGTGAGCAGGCCGTGGTTCTGATGAATCGCCGCCTTCACGCCCTGGAATGCGTTGGCGACCTTATGCCCGGCCTTGACCTCGACGGCGACCTGTCCGGCTTCGTCGCCGATCACCACATGGTCCTCGAAGAAGGCCGCCGCGTCCTGCGAGATGGGGTCCAGCTTCCTGCCGAGCGTCGCGAACGCCGTTCCGTACAGGGTGTGCGCATGGCACATCGCCACGATGTCCTGGTGCGCTTCGTGAACCGCCGCGTGCAGCACGAAGCCGGCCCGGTTGATCGCGTGGCGTCCCTCGACGACCTTGCCGTCGTGGTCCGCGAGAATCAGGTTGGACACCTTCACCTGCGAAAAGTGGACCGCCATCGGGTTGGTCCAGTAGAGCGTCGGGTCTTCCGGATCGCGCACGGTGAGGTGTCCGGCGAAACCGTAGTCGAAGCCCTGCAGCGCAAACGCGCGGCAGGCGCCCACCAGCCGCTCCTTCAGATGCGTGCGGTGTTGCGCCGCGCTGGAGAAGTGGGGGACTTCGGGAAAGATCAGACCCTGCTGTTCGGGTTGATAGATGGATTCCCGGGGCCGGGTTGCGGCCGCTTGCGGTGCTGCCTCCAGAACTGCTGACATCGTCGTTCTCCTCGTGTGCCGGATGGAAAGGCCCCATGTTCCGCGCAGGGTGCCGGCTTGACAAACGAGGGTTGTTCATAGAAAGATGAATGACATTCATGTATGAGGGAAAAACATGAGACGCCTGCCGAGTTTCGTGTTGTTGCGTGCCTTCGAGGCGGCCGCGCGGCTGGAGAGTTTCACGCTGGCCGCCGAGGAGCTGCATCTGACGCAGTCGGCGATCAGTCATCAGGTGAAGGATCTGGAGGCCTATCTGGGTCGTTCGCTGTTTCACCGGCGCAATCGGCGGGTGGAGCCCACGGCGGAGGGGCGCCGGCTGTTCGACAGCCTGGCCCGGGTTTTCGACGTCATCGAAACGGCGTGCAGCGAAGTCGCGCTGGAACCCCGCGCCCAGGTGCTGGCGGTGCATTGCGCGCCGAGTTTCGCCGTGAAGTGGCTGGGGCCCAGGCTGCCTGCTTTCATGCAGGCGCATCCGGACATCACGATCCGCCTGTCGTCGGGCGCCGAACCGATCGACCTGACGCGCGTGCATGAAGTCGACGTTTCGATATCGTACGGGGTCGCGCTCGATCGGCCGGGCCTGCTGATTCATCCGCTGGGAGCGGAGCGCATCGTGCCGATGTGTTCGCCCGCGCTGCTGGATGCGGCGATTTCGCTACGCGAACAGATTACCCGGCTGACGCTGATCGATTCCCAGCTCAGCCGGGTGACCTGGTCGGACTGGTTCGCGCTGAACGACCTGACGCTGCCGATGCGCCCCCGGCCGTCGTTCGACCGCGCCGCGATGGTGCTGTCCGCCGCGCAGGACGGGATGGGCGTCGCGCTCGAAACCACCCGGCTCGCGGAACGCGAGCTGGCGCGCGGCGATCTGGTCGAACTGGGAAGCGGGGCCGGAAGCGGGGCCGGAAGCGGGGCCGGAAGCACGCCGCAAAATGCGTTGAAAGGCGCCGCGTTCGTGCCCCTCGCGCGCGAGACGCACTTTCTGAGCTACCGGGTCAACGAGCGCGGTCAGAACAAGATCCGGTTGTTCCATGCCTGGTTGTGGGCGGAGGCGGGGCTGGCGACGTAGTCCGTCCGAACGCGTGCTATTCCGGGATGAAATACGTCTCGATCGTCCGGATCGACGCGCCCGCCTGGATCGCCAGCGCCAGCAGCATCCGGGCCTTCTGCGGATTGTAGAATCCCGCGGCGATGCCTTCGCTGCGCGCGGAAACGAAACCCGCCCCGGTGCGCGAGGCGCGGACCACGGGGGTGCCCTCCGCCATGGCGCGATCGATCCGTCGCTCCATCGGCTTCGACACGGTGCTGTTGCCCGTGCCCGCCACGACGATACCGCGCGCGCCGCTGGCGATCGCATGATCGATATAGCCGGGGTCCTCGTCCTGGTGACTGTAGAGGATGTCCACGCGCGGCAATGCGGCAATGCCTCCGAGGTCGAAATACGGCAGTCCGCACACCGCCGCCGGCGCAAAGAAGAAGCGCGGCTGGATGCCGACGAAGACGCCCAGGTAGCCCGCGTCGTAGGAGCGGAACGCATCCACGGCCTGGCTATGGCCTTTCGAGGTGTAGAGTGCCGAGCCGATGCGGTCGTTCGACACGATCATCACGCCGCGGTGGCGCGCCGACGGGCTGATCGCGAGCGCGACCGCCTGCAGGAGATTGAGCGAACCATCCGCGCTGATCGCGCTGGCCGGGCGCATCGCGCCCACGACGATGACGGGCTTGGGGGTCTTGATGACCAGGTCGAGAAAGAGGGCGGTTTCCTCGGTGGTCGACGTGCCGTGCGTGATGACGATGCCGGCCACCGTCTCGTCCTCGGCATAGCCGCGCACCAGACGCGCGAGGTCGAGCAGATGGACGTTGGTGAGATCGGGACTCGCCACATTCAGGAATTGGCGCACCTCGACCCGGGCGACATCGGCGATTTCGGGAATCGCGTCGATCAGATCCTTGCCGCTGACCTGTCCCGGAATGTAATCGGTGGTGTCGGTCGAGGACGCGGACCTGCCCGCGATGGTGCCGCCGGTGGCGATGAGCATGACCTTGGGGCGTGCCGGAACCGGGTTTTCTTCTGTCTGTTGCATGGGATCCTGTTTTCGCGTGAACACGGAGGCGCTGTCCGCCGCGGCGCGATGGCGCAGCGGCGTACCGGCACAGCGCTCGGTGTCCCATCTTGCCATGGCCGATTTCCCCGCGCGACCGTGCGGCTGCCGACGGCGAAAACGCCGGTCGCGCAGGATCGTCACGGTGCGGCACCCCGCGCGCCCCGGTGGGCATCAGTGTCGCGCGGTGAGCGGATCCATTCCCGTCGCGGCGATCACCTTCGTTTCGCCCGGAGACGACATGAATTGCAGCAGGGCTTTCGCTTCGACGGGATGGGCGGCCGACACCGGAATGCCCGCCGCGTAGCGCGTCACCGATTGCAGGGACTCGGGGATCTTGCCCACCAGTTCGGTCCCCTTCACGGGCAGCAATTCGCTGACTTGCTGGAAGCCCAGTTGATACTCGCCATCGGCGACGACCGTGGCGACGGGGACGCGTGGAATCATTTTTGCCTTTCCCGCCACGCGGTCCTCGATGCCCATTTTCCGAAACAGTTCGTTGTGGATGTAGGTCCCGCTCGCGCTGTCTGAATACGCGATCGATTTCGCCGCCAGCAACGTCGCGCGCAACGCGTCGACCGAGCCGATGTCGGGTTTGGCCGCGCCGGTTTTCACCACCATGCCGATGCGCGAGTCGGCGAGTTCCACGCGCGAGCCGGCAATGACCTTGCCCTCCTT encodes:
- a CDS encoding substrate-binding domain-containing protein; amino-acid sequence: MISIRPSRRPVLLACCLAFAAKAQAVDLHVMISGGFAPAYQRMVPVYEHRTGNDVVTAWGPSMGATPQAIPQRLAQGEPADVVIMVGYALDQLIKEGKVIAGSRVELADSRIGMVVKTGAAKPDIGSVDALRATLLAAKSIAYSDSASGTYIHNELFRKMGIEDRVAGKAKMIPRVPVATVVADGEYQLGFQQVSELLPVKGTELVGKIPESLQSVTRYAAGIPVSAAHPVEAKALLQFMSSPGETKVIAATGMDPLTARH
- a CDS encoding LysR substrate-binding domain-containing protein, coding for MRRLPSFVLLRAFEAAARLESFTLAAEELHLTQSAISHQVKDLEAYLGRSLFHRRNRRVEPTAEGRRLFDSLARVFDVIETACSEVALEPRAQVLAVHCAPSFAVKWLGPRLPAFMQAHPDITIRLSSGAEPIDLTRVHEVDVSISYGVALDRPGLLIHPLGAERIVPMCSPALLDAAISLREQITRLTLIDSQLSRVTWSDWFALNDLTLPMRPRPSFDRAAMVLSAAQDGMGVALETTRLAERELARGDLVELGSGAGSGAGSGAGSTPQNALKGAAFVPLARETHFLSYRVNERGQNKIRLFHAWLWAEAGLAT
- a CDS encoding asparaginase; the protein is MQQTEENPVPARPKVMLIATGGTIAGRSASSTDTTDYIPGQVSGKDLIDAIPEIADVARVEVRQFLNVASPDLTNVHLLDLARLVRGYAEDETVAGIVITHGTSTTEETALFLDLVIKTPKPVIVVGAMRPASAISADGSLNLLQAVALAISPSARHRGVMIVSNDRIGSALYTSKGHSQAVDAFRSYDAGYLGVFVGIQPRFFFAPAAVCGLPYFDLGGIAALPRVDILYSHQDEDPGYIDHAIASGARGIVVAGTGNSTVSKPMERRIDRAMAEGTPVVRASRTGAGFVSARSEGIAAGFYNPQKARMLLALAIQAGASIRTIETYFIPE
- a CDS encoding class II aldolase/adducin family protein, producing MSAVLEAAPQAAATRPRESIYQPEQQGLIFPEVPHFSSAAQHRTHLKERLVGACRAFALQGFDYGFAGHLTVRDPEDPTLYWTNPMAVHFSQVKVSNLILADHDGKVVEGRHAINRAGFVLHAAVHEAHQDIVAMCHAHTLYGTAFATLGRKLDPISQDAAAFFEDHVVIGDEAGQVAVEVKAGHKVANAFQGVKAAIHQNHGLLTASRHSIESAAFWFIALERCCQQQLAVAAAGITPTLVTPERARYSREHVGSDYIGWLHFQTIWDQLLATQPDMFD